The following are from one region of the Magallana gigas chromosome 4, xbMagGiga1.1, whole genome shotgun sequence genome:
- the LOC105333875 gene encoding beta-1,3-galactosyltransferase 5 isoform X2 codes for MRRTLICMHSESPAVWVANDVTDVSTKMNPSICAYLARLRRKVRYFKNRSLTYATLLKVTVLFLLSTLYILQNSVKTTTKDTTLAWSNTAIKKALHQKEPTKAVTLKPCEDGGLSVTLLIMVNSECTNFKHRAAIRESWGSVSVNDKSVRVIFVLGIPRDQAVQESINLEQVIYNDILIANVTEAYDKLTYKSIAILKWAHTFCSKVKYLIKVDDDIFFNVRRLLLDLENNKPVNSIIGCEESKNAPVRFFLFKWHVTREQYSADTYPVYITGPAYLITGDIISKLYRATFDVPYFFIEDIFITGLAREKIGAREIGHNEFSCSYRDRSPCGVSFRDYMVGHHYYPDEMVRMWSELNDPNAKCRFRDNYLIATILDFFHG; via the coding sequence ATGAATCCGTCCATATGTGCCTACTTGGCCAGGCTGAGAAGAAAAGTACGTTATTTCAAAAATCGATCATTAACATACGCAACATTATTAAAAGTGACCGTTTTATTTCTACTGTCAACTTTGTATATTCTGCAAAATTCCGTAAAAACAACGACCAAAGACACTACACTAGCGTGGTCAAACACCGCCATTAAGAAAGCTTTACACCAAAAGGAGCCCACCAAGGCAGTCACCTTGAAACCATGTGAAGACGGCGGACTATCGGTGACTTTGTTGATTATGGTTAACAGTGAATGTACtaatttcaaacatcgggcAGCGATTCGTGAATCCTGGGGCTCTGTGTCTGTGAACGATAAGAGTGTTCGAGTAATATTTGTGTTGGGTATACCACGTGATCAAGCTGTTCAGGAGAGCATAAATCTAGAGCAAGTCATCTACAACGATATTCTAATTGCAAATGTAACAGAAGCCTACGATAAATTGACGTACAAATCCATTGCAATATTGAAATGGGCTCACACGTTTTGCAGTAAAGTGAAATACCTTATTAAAGTAGACgatgatatatttttcaacGTTCGTAGACTCCTGTTGGATCTAGAGAACAACAAACCCGTCAATTCTATAATAGGATGCGAGGAAAGTAAAAACGCTCCCGTTAGGTTCTTTTTGTTCAAATGGCACGTGACACGTGAACAATACAGCGCTGATACATATCCCGTGTATATAACAGGACCAGCGTACCTCATCACGGGGGACATCATATCCAAACTGTACCGGGCGACGTTCGATGTGCCGTACTTCTTTATTGAGGATATTTTTATAACAGGACTTGCCAGAGAGAAGATAGGAGCGCGCGAAATTGGTCACAATGAGTTTTCTTGTAGTTACCGGGACAGAAGCCCGTGTGGGGTCAGTTTTAGAGATTACATGGTGGGCCATCATTATTATCCGGACGAAATGGTCAGAATGTGGTCTGAATTAAATGACCCAAATGCCAAATGTCGATTTCGGGATAATTACTTGATCGCTACAATTCTTGATTTCTTTCACGGATGA
- the LOC105333875 gene encoding beta-1,3-galactosyltransferase 5 isoform X1, with amino-acid sequence MPLRIESTEKQKHHMQVMKVYCYISKMNPSICAYLARLRRKVRYFKNRSLTYATLLKVTVLFLLSTLYILQNSVKTTTKDTTLAWSNTAIKKALHQKEPTKAVTLKPCEDGGLSVTLLIMVNSECTNFKHRAAIRESWGSVSVNDKSVRVIFVLGIPRDQAVQESINLEQVIYNDILIANVTEAYDKLTYKSIAILKWAHTFCSKVKYLIKVDDDIFFNVRRLLLDLENNKPVNSIIGCEESKNAPVRFFLFKWHVTREQYSADTYPVYITGPAYLITGDIISKLYRATFDVPYFFIEDIFITGLAREKIGAREIGHNEFSCSYRDRSPCGVSFRDYMVGHHYYPDEMVRMWSELNDPNAKCRFRDNYLIATILDFFHG; translated from the coding sequence ATGAATCCGTCCATATGTGCCTACTTGGCCAGGCTGAGAAGAAAAGTACGTTATTTCAAAAATCGATCATTAACATACGCAACATTATTAAAAGTGACCGTTTTATTTCTACTGTCAACTTTGTATATTCTGCAAAATTCCGTAAAAACAACGACCAAAGACACTACACTAGCGTGGTCAAACACCGCCATTAAGAAAGCTTTACACCAAAAGGAGCCCACCAAGGCAGTCACCTTGAAACCATGTGAAGACGGCGGACTATCGGTGACTTTGTTGATTATGGTTAACAGTGAATGTACtaatttcaaacatcgggcAGCGATTCGTGAATCCTGGGGCTCTGTGTCTGTGAACGATAAGAGTGTTCGAGTAATATTTGTGTTGGGTATACCACGTGATCAAGCTGTTCAGGAGAGCATAAATCTAGAGCAAGTCATCTACAACGATATTCTAATTGCAAATGTAACAGAAGCCTACGATAAATTGACGTACAAATCCATTGCAATATTGAAATGGGCTCACACGTTTTGCAGTAAAGTGAAATACCTTATTAAAGTAGACgatgatatatttttcaacGTTCGTAGACTCCTGTTGGATCTAGAGAACAACAAACCCGTCAATTCTATAATAGGATGCGAGGAAAGTAAAAACGCTCCCGTTAGGTTCTTTTTGTTCAAATGGCACGTGACACGTGAACAATACAGCGCTGATACATATCCCGTGTATATAACAGGACCAGCGTACCTCATCACGGGGGACATCATATCCAAACTGTACCGGGCGACGTTCGATGTGCCGTACTTCTTTATTGAGGATATTTTTATAACAGGACTTGCCAGAGAGAAGATAGGAGCGCGCGAAATTGGTCACAATGAGTTTTCTTGTAGTTACCGGGACAGAAGCCCGTGTGGGGTCAGTTTTAGAGATTACATGGTGGGCCATCATTATTATCCGGACGAAATGGTCAGAATGTGGTCTGAATTAAATGACCCAAATGCCAAATGTCGATTTCGGGATAATTACTTGATCGCTACAATTCTTGATTTCTTTCACGGATGA